The Pirellulales bacterium genome has a window encoding:
- a CDS encoding MCE family protein, protein MNKPYKLRYVNQLVGTFLLLVVLLVLLGVFFVARTQSWFMGRHDLVAYLPESQLDGLQRGTPIIVLGRSIGEISSISYAPDGENLQVTLSINQAWRNQIFVDSQIRIRRRLAGAGEAYLEITRGPNHDIVATPSTPLAIISEPGPTDDMAKITQMFVDARDSIRMAQESISSGFTKLEDTSAKLDDSNAQLQDILRDVKEFSPRLSPLADQYESMARDIRVTNEEVRQSNVQLQSALTDVQQVTPKLEPLANQAQQLLSTSQDVMSALRAETESLPGTVDKFRADLDGAQEVIDGMKQNWLIRRYLEKPHPSSMIPPARVSPGGPWP, encoded by the coding sequence ATGAACAAACCGTACAAGCTCCGCTATGTGAACCAGCTCGTCGGCACGTTCCTGTTGCTGGTCGTGCTGTTGGTCTTGCTGGGCGTGTTCTTCGTGGCGCGCACGCAGAGCTGGTTCATGGGCCGACACGATCTCGTGGCCTACCTGCCCGAGTCGCAACTCGACGGTCTGCAACGCGGCACGCCGATCATCGTGCTGGGCCGCTCGATCGGCGAGATCAGCAGCATTTCGTACGCACCCGATGGCGAGAATCTGCAAGTCACGCTCTCGATCAATCAGGCGTGGAGGAACCAGATCTTCGTCGATTCGCAGATTCGTATCCGACGGCGTCTGGCCGGCGCGGGGGAGGCGTATCTCGAGATCACCCGCGGTCCCAATCACGACATCGTGGCCACGCCCAGCACTCCACTGGCGATCATCAGCGAGCCCGGTCCGACGGACGATATGGCCAAGATCACGCAGATGTTCGTCGATGCCCGCGATTCGATTCGCATGGCGCAGGAGTCGATCAGCAGCGGATTCACGAAGCTGGAAGACACCTCGGCGAAGCTCGACGACTCGAACGCGCAATTGCAGGACATCTTGCGCGACGTGAAGGAGTTTTCGCCTCGCCTGTCGCCGCTGGCCGACCAGTACGAGTCCATGGCCCGCGACATTCGCGTGACCAACGAAGAGGTGCGGCAGTCGAACGTGCAATTGCAGAGCGCCCTGACGGACGTCCAGCAGGTGACGCCGAAGCTGGAGCCCTTGGCCAACCAGGCCCAGCAGTTGCTTTCCACCAGCCAGGACGTGATGAGCGCCCTGCGGGCCGAAACGGAATCGCTGCCGGGCACGGTCGATAAGTTCCGCGCCGATCTCGACGGCGCCCAGGAAGTCATCGACGGCATGAAGCAGAACTGGCTTATCCGCCGCTACCTCGAGAAGCCCCATCCTTCGTCGATGATTCCGCCGGCGCGCGTCTCTCCCGGAGGTCCTTGGCCCTAA
- a CDS encoding DUF1080 domain-containing protein: protein MLARHASFSALALILAASSLATSSSLAADKVKLFNGKDLSGWKTFIDPSKKNVKPEDIWSIEDGVIKCKGKPVGYLLSEDEYDNYILRFEWRWPDADGMGGNSGCFVHVVGEDKIWPKGVEAQLMADHAGDFWLVDGAQLTIDADRQDKGTPRHYYRTKDGVEKPRGEWNQYEITCDGDKITLVINGQEVNVGTNSELTKGRILLQSEGAPIEFRNIELEPLKK from the coding sequence ATGCTCGCTCGACACGCCTCGTTCTCCGCGCTCGCCTTGATTCTCGCCGCCAGTTCGCTGGCAACCTCTTCGAGCCTGGCCGCCGATAAAGTAAAGCTCTTCAACGGCAAGGATCTCTCGGGCTGGAAGACGTTCATCGACCCCAGCAAGAAGAACGTGAAGCCCGAGGACATCTGGTCGATTGAGGATGGCGTCATCAAGTGCAAGGGAAAGCCGGTTGGCTACCTGCTGAGCGAGGATGAATACGACAACTACATCCTCCGCTTCGAGTGGCGCTGGCCCGACGCCGACGGCATGGGGGGCAACAGCGGCTGCTTCGTCCACGTCGTGGGCGAAGACAAGATCTGGCCCAAGGGGGTCGAGGCCCAATTGATGGCCGATCACGCCGGCGATTTCTGGCTCGTCGACGGTGCGCAGCTCACGATCGACGCCGACCGGCAGGACAAGGGAACTCCGCGTCATTACTACCGCACCAAAGACGGCGTCGAAAAGCCGCGCGGCGAATGGAATCAGTACGAGATCACCTGCGACGGCGATAAGATCACGCTGGTCATCAATGGCCAGGAAGTGAACGTGGGTACGAACTCGGAGTTGACCAAGGGCCGCATCCTGTTGCAGTCGGAAGGGGCCCCGATCGAATTCCGCAACATCGAGCTCGAGCCACTCAAGAAGTAG
- a CDS encoding methyltransferase translates to MIAPTTDAGQAPRQLMKLVTGGWVAQTISVAARLGLADLLAEGPRSASELAAETNAHPRSLYRLLRALAVVGVFEELSDEQFQLTPLAELLRTDASHSLRYAAIMLGENHHYGAWGNLLGAVQSGGIAFNETFGVPVFDYFQAHPEAADVFNRAMTELSSNVHVAVVDAYDFTPFETIVDIGGGHGALLSAILRANPKLRGVLFDQPDVVAGAEPHLEARGVAERCHTAPGDFFQSVPAGGDAYLLATVIHDWTDEQSVQILRNVRRAIRPNGRLLLVEQVLQGPNADDFGKFADLNMLVMTGGGERTEAEFRELYARAGFELLRIVPTRSSSAVIEGAPVD, encoded by the coding sequence GTGATCGCTCCCACCACCGATGCCGGCCAGGCCCCGCGCCAATTGATGAAGCTTGTCACCGGCGGCTGGGTCGCGCAGACGATCTCGGTCGCGGCCAGGCTGGGCCTTGCCGATTTGCTGGCCGAAGGGCCCCGTTCGGCAAGCGAGCTGGCAGCGGAAACCAATGCGCATCCGCGTTCGCTCTACCGCCTGCTGCGCGCGCTGGCGGTCGTTGGCGTCTTCGAGGAATTGTCCGACGAGCAGTTTCAGCTCACGCCGTTGGCAGAGTTGCTGCGCACCGACGCGTCCCACTCGCTACGTTATGCCGCCATCATGCTCGGCGAGAACCATCACTACGGCGCCTGGGGCAATCTCCTGGGCGCGGTGCAAAGTGGAGGCATCGCCTTCAACGAGACCTTCGGCGTGCCGGTGTTCGACTACTTCCAGGCCCATCCGGAAGCGGCCGACGTCTTCAATCGCGCCATGACGGAACTGTCGAGCAATGTCCACGTGGCCGTCGTCGATGCCTACGATTTCACGCCGTTCGAAACGATCGTCGACATCGGCGGAGGGCACGGCGCCTTGTTGAGCGCCATCCTGCGAGCCAACCCCAAGCTACGGGGCGTCCTGTTCGATCAACCCGACGTCGTCGCCGGGGCCGAACCTCACCTCGAGGCGCGCGGCGTGGCCGAGCGTTGCCACACGGCTCCGGGCGATTTCTTCCAGTCCGTGCCCGCGGGGGGAGACGCCTACCTGCTGGCGACGGTGATTCACGACTGGACGGACGAGCAGAGCGTGCAAATCCTGCGCAACGTGCGTCGCGCGATACGCCCCAACGGCCGGCTCCTGCTCGTCGAGCAAGTCTTGCAAGGGCCGAATGCCGATGACTTCGGCAAGTTCGCCGATCTGAACATGCTGGTGATGACCGGCGGCGGCGAACGGACCGAGGCCGAGTTCCGCGAATTGTACGCCCGCGCAGGCTTCGAGTTGCTGCGCATCGTCCCAACCCGTTCGTCGAGTGCCGTGATCGAAGGGGCGCCGGTCGATTAG
- a CDS encoding fumarylacetoacetate hydrolase family protein, with the protein MRVCRFTQGGTAQAALYNEKYLVPLAAGAKAYTDATHEELSLPAGDDLLALLPPDGTAHAAVRKLADWVARSEGNLPAPAKLATADVQLLVPIPRPNKLFLLAGNYNEHIQEGGGKATERETTFPYVFMKPPSTTLTDPGKPVLIPSVSPYAIDWELELAVVIGRQAKGVSADQALDYVSGYTVVNDISNRKFRPNPHRVEREKDKFFDWLHGKWHDSFCPCGPCITSAADLPDPQKLELKLRVNDDLKQDASTAQQIFSVAQVVEFISSIVTLEPGDIISTGTPAGVGSAKGTFLKPGDTLYASIEGIGTLESPVVGES; encoded by the coding sequence ATGCGAGTCTGTCGATTTACGCAAGGTGGCACGGCGCAAGCGGCGTTGTACAACGAGAAGTACCTGGTACCACTGGCCGCCGGCGCCAAGGCCTACACCGATGCCACGCATGAGGAACTTTCGCTGCCGGCGGGGGATGACCTGCTTGCCCTGTTGCCCCCCGACGGCACGGCGCACGCCGCCGTTCGCAAGTTGGCCGATTGGGTGGCACGGAGCGAAGGCAATCTACCCGCTCCGGCCAAGCTCGCCACGGCCGACGTGCAACTGCTCGTGCCGATTCCCCGGCCGAACAAGCTCTTCCTGCTGGCCGGCAATTACAACGAGCACATTCAAGAAGGAGGTGGCAAGGCCACCGAACGGGAGACCACGTTCCCCTACGTCTTCATGAAGCCGCCCAGCACCACGCTGACCGACCCGGGCAAGCCCGTGCTGATTCCGAGCGTCTCTCCCTATGCGATCGATTGGGAGTTGGAGCTCGCCGTCGTGATCGGTCGCCAGGCCAAAGGGGTCTCGGCCGACCAGGCGCTCGATTACGTGTCGGGTTACACCGTGGTCAACGATATCTCGAATCGAAAATTCCGGCCGAATCCGCATCGCGTCGAGCGCGAAAAGGACAAGTTCTTCGACTGGCTGCACGGCAAGTGGCACGACAGCTTCTGCCCTTGCGGCCCGTGCATCACGTCGGCGGCCGATCTTCCCGATCCGCAAAAGCTCGAGCTGAAGCTGCGCGTGAACGATGATTTGAAGCAGGACGCCTCGACCGCGCAACAGATCTTCAGCGTGGCGCAGGTCGTCGAGTTCATCTCGAGCATCGTTACGCTCGAGCCGGGCGACATCATCTCGACCGGCACGCCCGCGGGCGTCGGTAGCGCCAAGGGGACATTCCTCAAGCCGGGCGACACGCTCTATGCCTCGATCGAGGGCATCGGCACGCTCGAATCTCCCGTCGTGGGAGAGAGCTAA